The genomic stretch CGATATCTCACTCCAACTCGGAGACCTCGTCGACACCATAAAATCCGACGAGTGCGCCAGATACTTCCTAAACGCTGGATATGCTCCCGTCTAAACAGCTACCGCGTCCGACCCACGCCAATGCTACGAGATTTGCCTGTTCATCCTCGTTCAGTGCGGCAATGAACTCGGCCACTTCGCCTCGTGTCGCATCACTTGTTCGGTCCTCGAGGATTGCATCGCCACTGTCGTCGATATCGATCGCCGAAGAGGGCTCGTCCCAAATCGCCACCTTTGCGTCGAACTCCCTCGACTTGACAATCACATGTGCCACTTTTTCCGGTGAAATCACGAGCATGACGGCGCCATATCGCTCCAATCTTGTTCCGACAGCTGAATCGTAGCGACGAGCGAGGTCGAACCCTTTGAAAGGCCGTGAACGAGCAGATCGACCGGGTCAATGGATCGCCTCTGGCGATTCCATGTGAACCGGACCTGCTTTGGAAGGTCGGAGTCGCCTAAGCTCGTTGTCGGAGGCAAAGCGGCCCAAACCCAGGCCGCGCAGGTCCGTACTCGAGGGGTGCGGCCATCGGACCTGACCCGGTTCGAGAGTCGGAGGACCGCCCAAGCCGCGAGCGCCTCGGCGGCCTCTCAAGATGCCTGGACCTCCCGCATGAGCGCGTAGTCGTCCCGCCGTAAATCCACGATAAGAGCTTCGACCTCGCTGTCCGACGCGCCATTGCCCCGCAGGACGGCCGTGCCCAGCTGGAGAATTCCCTCGGCTGCCTCGGGAACGGCGTGACTGACCCCGCTCGACATCAATGCCGTTTCGACATTGAAATCCTTCGCCCGGGCGTAGATCGCAGCCGAAGGGCAGAGGACGCGCACGTTGCTGATCACCC from Kiloniellales bacterium encodes the following:
- a CDS encoding DUF3775 domain-containing protein, which translates into the protein MLVISPEKVAHVIVKSREFDAKVAIWDEPSSAIDIDDSGDAILEDRTSDATRGEVAEFIAALNEDEQANLVALAWVGRGSCLDGSISSV